Below is a genomic region from Triticum dicoccoides isolate Atlit2015 ecotype Zavitan chromosome 5A, WEW_v2.0, whole genome shotgun sequence.
gttaaagttggcaagtcccgtaggatgcacgtatggtaaacgttgtgtgacaaatttgaagcatggggtgttctttgagtgctttccttatgagtggcggtcggggacgagcgatggtcttttcctaccaatctatccctctaggggcatgcgtagtagtactttgcttcgagggctaataaacttttgcaataagtatatgagttctttatgactaatgtgagtccatggattatacgcactcttacctttccgcaatttgctagcctctacggtaccgtgcattgccctttctcaccttgagagttggtgcaaacttcgccagtgcatccaaaccccatgatacgatacactctatcacacataagcctccttatatcttcctcaaaacagccaccatacctacctattatggcatttccataaccattccgagatatattgccatgcaactttccaccgttccatttattatgacatgttccatcattgtcatattgctttgcatgatcatgtagttgacatcgtatatgtggcaaagccactttcataattctatcatacatgtccctcttgattcatcgcatatcccgatacaccgccggaggcattcacatagagtcacatttttgttctagtatcgagttgtaacattgagttatgagtaaataaaagtgtgatgatcatcgttactagagcattgtcccatgtgaggaaagtgaaataaaaaagagaggccaaagaagcccaaataaaaaaagaggccaaagaagcccaaacaaaaaaatgagagaaaaagagagaagggacaatgttactatcctttttccacacttgtgcttcaaaatagcaccatggtcttcatgatagatagtttcttattttgtcacttgcatatactagtgggattttttcattatagaacttggcttttatattccaatgacgggcttcctcaaaatgccctaggtcttcgtgagcaagcaagttggatgcacacccacttagtttcttttgatgagctttcatacacttatagctctagtgcatctgttgcatggcaatccgtactcctcgcaatgacatcaattgatgggcatctccatagcccgttgattagccgcgtcaatgtgagactttctccttttttgtcttctcacacaacccccatcatcatatgctattccacctatagtgctatatccatggcttgcgctcatgcattgcgtaagggttgaaaaggttgaagcgcgttaaaaagtatgaaccaatagctcggcttgtcatcggggttatgcatgatgggagcattttgtgtgacgaaaatgaagcatggccaaactatatgattttgtagggataagctttctttggctatgttattttgataagacataattacatggttagcatgcttgaagtattactatttttatgtcaatattaaacttttatcttgaatcttttggatctgaacattcatgccacaacaaagagaattaaattgaaaattattttagggagcattccacatcaaaaattctgtttttatcatttacctactcgaggacgagcaagaattaagcttggggatgcttaatacgtctccaatgtatctataatttttttattgttccatgctattatattatctgttttggatgtttaatgggctttattatacctttttatattatttttgggactaacctattaatcgaaagcccagtgcaaattgctttttttttgtctatttcagtgtttcgcagaaaaggaatatcaaacgaaatccaaacggaatgaaaccttcgcgaggatcgtttttggaacaaacgcaatccaggagacttggagtggacgtcaagaaagcagCGAGGAGGGAGCGCCCCCCGCCCTCGttggccccttgcagctccactgacctacttctttcgcctatacatactcttataccctgaaaccttcggggagagccacgaaacaccttttctaccgctgcaaccttctgtacccatgagatcccatcttagggccttctccggcgatctgccgaagggggattcgatcacggagggcttctacatcaacaccatagcctctccaatgatgtgtgagtagtttaccacagaccttcgggttcatagttattagctagatggcttcttctctctctttggatctcaatacaaagttctcctcgatcttcttggagatctattcgatgtaactctttttgcggtgtgtttgtagagatccgatgaattgtgggtttatgaacttgattatctatgaatattatttgattcttctctgaattcttatatgcatgatttgatatctttacaagtctcttcgaattatcagtttagtttggcctactagattgatctttcttgcaatgggagaagtgcttagctttgggttcaatcttgcggtgctcgatcctagtgacagaaagggaaacgacacgtattgtattgttgccatcgaggataaaaagatggggtttatatcatattggttgagtttatccctctacatcatgtcatcttgcctaatgcgttactccgttcttatgaacttaatactctagatgcatgttggatagcggtcgatgtgtggagtaatagtagtagatgcagaatcgtttcggtctacttgacacggacgtgatgcctatattcatgatcattgccttagatatcatcataactatgcgcttttctatcaattgttcgacagtaatttgttcacccaccgtactacttgctatcttgagagaagccactagtgaaactatgccccccgggtctactttacatcatataagtttccaatctataattctagtttactatttattttgcaatctttattttccaatctataccacaaaaataccaaaactatttatcttattatgtctatcagatctcactttcgtaagtgaccgtgaaggggttgacaacccctttatcgcgttggttgcgaggttcttgtttgtttgtgcaggtactaggtgacttgcgtgtagtctcctactagattgataccttggttctcaaaaaccgagggaaatacttacgctactttgctgcatcaccctttcctcttcaagggaaaaccaacacatgttcaagaggtagcagtgacaaggtgatgtattacggaacgagtaaagagacttgtcggtaatgaagataccgatgattgaatcccgggaaagtaacataccgatggacaaagggaattacgtatgttgtcataacggttggaccgataaagatcttcatagaatatgtaggagccaatatggacatccaggttccgctattgtgatttggtgactgtcagagtcccggatgatatcacggacataacgaggagtctcgaaatggtcgagaggtaaatattgatatataggacgatggtattcgtacaccggaagtgtttcggggggtatCGGATActtatcgggtcatcggaaggggttccgagcacccccgacaaaagatatgggccttatgggccaagaggggaaacacaccagccacaaggggctggtgcgcccccatatgggccggcttagtaggagaaggaaagggggacggGAAAGGAAAgtatggattaggattcccacttccttccctctaccttcctctttccttctccctcggtTAAATATGGCAGGGGGCCACTTGGGGAGGACCccgagtaggattcggcctacttgggacaCCTCCTGGCAgccttccctctccctcccacctatatatatatatgtgggagggggcgccctaGCACACACcaaatcaattgttagccgtgtgcagtgcccccctccaccgtttacaccccgttcatattttcgtagtgcttaggcgaagccccgcggatatcacttcaccatcatcgtccccacgccgtcgtgctgacggaactcatctactacctcgatgtcttgctggatcaagagggcgagggacgtcaccgagttgaacgtgtgcagaacgcggaggtgccgtgcgttcgatacttgatcggttgacgtgagaagaagttcgactacatcaaccgcgttgtgaaacacttccacttacgatctacgagggtacgtaaacacactcttccccttgttgctatgcatctccatggatagatcattgcgcgtGTGTAGAATTTttcttgttttccatgcaacgattcccaacagaaGCGTCGTCTTGTACTCCTCTCCCTTAGCCATTTGATCTAATGAAACCCTATGCGTAGATCGAGTTTCAAAAACCATTTGGTGTCGGCGAGCTCGTCGAGAAGTTCATCAATTATTGGTATATATGGGGAACTTGCACACGTCGGTCATGGAGTTGAGACGACGGTAGTCGACGCATAAGCGCCATGTCCCATCCTTCTTTTTGACCAACAGAGCTGGAGACGAAAAAGAGCTGGAGCTCTTCTGAATAATCCCTGCATCCAACAATTCCTGAACTTGTCGCTCTATTTCTGTTTTCAATTCAGGCTTGTACCGATAGGGTCGAGATGTGACAGGTTGTGCGCCTGCCATCAGAGGTATGCGATGGTCACATTCACGATGAGGTGGAAGACTGCGCGGGTCCTCGAACACATCAGTGAACTGCTCGAGCAACCGAAGAACTTCCACTAGCATTGGTGTATCCTGCTCACTGTTGTCGTCGAGAGAGTTGAGGTGTATAACATGAGCAAATGATCCCTGCTTACAGGCTTTGAGCAACTCTGGAGCCGAGATGACGGAGCACTGCGTCTGATCCGAAGAAATCGCAGACATTTGGAGGCGCCCAGCAGGTGTGGTGACAGTCAATTGTTACGCAATCCAGTCAATGCTCATAGGAGTGTGTTTGCGCAGCCAATCCATCCCAAGGATGGCATCATACGAGCCCAGCTTCACGATTTTGAAATCCATAGTGAATTCGTGCCCTTGAGTGATCCATGAATAGGCCGGAATGAAGCGGGTGCAGGGAAAGGAGGCGCCATCAGCAACACGCACCTTACATGGCCGTGGCAATGGCACTGCCCCATCAAGCTTGGTGGCCGAAGAGCTGTCAACAAAGGATGTAGAGCTGCTGAGTCGACGAGAAGCACGATCTCGTGCCCTTGGAGCCATGACTGTAACTGAAGAACACCCGGGCCAGACAATCCATCCTCTGCCTGACGAGAAATGGTGCACATGTTTTCTTCTTCAGATGTTGGTGATGCGGGTGGGGACTCCATAATGATGTCGTCTTGAGTGAAAATGGCGAGGACCTCGTCGACGACGTGCATTTGCACCGTGGGTGGGTACACGTGGTCCTTGCCCCACCGTTCCCCGCACTTGAAATGTAGGCCCTTCGTGCGGCAAAACTAACGGAGCGCCGCGACCTTGCTGTTCTCGGTGGTGGCGCATGCAGTGTCGGTGCCACGTCGATCCTCGGAGACCACCGTTGGTGTAGCAGGTTGACCGAAGAACGAGGGTGTAGTCGCACATGGGTAATTCCATTGGCCGCGGTTGGTGGTGGTGCGGCcatccgagagctcgccgccggccacttcctccttaAGTAGGGCTAGCGAGCACGCTGTGTCCAGGTCCCAATGGGCGTTGCACAAGCACCACAGCTCGAATGTCCGGTCGCAGGCCCTTGACAAACGAGTTAGAAAGAAATACGGGTGGGTTAGCTCTGAATACGAGATCAAATGATTCATCAACAATTCAAAGCGCTCGATGAAATCAGCGACCGTGGTGGTATGCTTGATAGCATAGAATTGGTGGATGAGCATCTGGTGTTTGTCCCTGCCGAATCGTGTACAGAGAAGGTATGTGAACGAGTCCCGGTCCAGCCCGGTCAGTTTCCTCTGAACGGACTGGAGCCAGATGCCCACAGGGCCAGAGAAGTTGAGAATGGCCATGCGAACACGGTAAGAATCATGAACAGGGAACATCTGGAAGTACTGCTCGCAGAGCGTCTTCCAGAGTTGTGGGTTTTCGTCGGTAAAAATGGGGAAGTTCATGGACGGCGGTGGCTGGTCCAAGGTGGTGAGGATGGAAGACGATAGTGGGGGCGTAGCGGCAGGAACTAGCGGAAGGGGCACCCTACCTATGACCGGGAGTGCCGCCAGCGACGCAGGGGTCGCCCCCTCCCTCCTGGTGAGATCAGCGACGCCGTGGCCATCGGGCCCGAGAGGTGGTCCTCGCGCCTAAAGCAGAAGTGGGAGGATGCTGGGGTTTGCCGTGCCGCTAGGTGCAGGTGGCGCCGCGGATTGAAGAGTCACCACAGTGGTCTTCAGCTTCCCGACTCGGGATCGGGCTTCTAGTGGAGGAGATCCTCAATCTGCGAAGACTGGGTCTATAGCTGCTTGAGGATGTGAGCAGAGTCGGCCTTGGCGTCTTGGTGGAGCTTGTCCAGGTACTCCTTCAGAGCTGGATCCATGGCGGCGAGGAGTACTTGCCACGTGTGGACAGGGTGGCGAGTCTCCAGGGTTGTCGCAGCGGAGAGGGGTGGTGATGGTCTCTGATACTAGGATGTTAGGGTGACAATCGATCTATCACTCGAATTCAGATACAATCTCAAATCCGATTACAATCAACCGTAGTTGTTCTTGCGAGAGGACATGGAATGGGAATGAGGAAGAGAGCCGCCATTCGTCTTGATCCAACTGGATGCATCACTCGTCTAGCCGGTGGGGATAAGTAGGTGCTGCGGTTGGACTAACCCTAGCTGGTCCACTCGGGCCCAACGAACCTCCTGTTGGGCTGCGCGATACGGGCCGGCCTGTTCAAGACGCGCCTTGGTTCGTAGCCGTGTGCCTCGCTTGGTTTGGTCGCCGTGGCAGGCTGGCTGCCTATTGCTGCCACAACGTTGTTCCCCTCAATAGTCCGTGCGCTGACAAGATAAATAAGTTAGTGATGATGACCCCCTTAGGTACATAGGAACACTTTTCTACAAACCAAAGCAAATATAACGTCATCATAAAAATGAAAAGATAAGAACCGAGCAGAGGACAGGAGACCAACATCTACTTCATCAACTTTGTTTTGTTAGATCCATCATGAAATAGATTTTCAAAGTGTATTTATATGTTGTTGTACATGATGGTACAATTAGAATTATGGAACTTTTGACTGGTGGGAAAAACTTGAACCATTTACTTTTAGCAGATATTATTTTGTGTGGTATTATACTGTTTAGTGCTAGTTGAGTTACGCTTAAGCACACAAATTATTACCCCAAAGCTGGAAAACCATAGGTGGTTTTATTTTTGActtcgtcgcaacaagcaaaaacaCAACGGATTATAACTTGCCATTTCCGTCGGCGACATGAAGAAACTGATGCACACCACTACAAGATTGGACAATTCTAGACGCGTGTACAATAATTTCAGGCCTAAGCGTCGCATCCTGTTCCGTCTCTAAATATCATATCATGTCCAACCTTTCATTGTAGAAATTCGATGAGGAAGTTGCCCCTCGAATATTCCCACATTGGGTGGCACTGCTTGGCCTGTGGAGCTGTACACGATTCTTAATTCATCACCAATCACCGAAATGCATCTCCAGCTTTTGCTCCATACGTTTCCTTTCTCCCTCGAGCCACTTGGTGCAGATTCTTACGCCTTTCAACGAGCATCCCCATAATAGATGGCCCAATTAAAACAGCACCAAATTTACATGTTCGTCGACAACGAGTATCTATCCTATCATCAATCGTCAAGATATGTAgagtatttctcaaaaaaaaaaatccaaGATATATAGagtaccaaaaagaaaatgaagatAAGTGGAGAATCTACACCGCGTTATGAATAAGCTATGCTGCAGGTGGGGTCCGAACCGTGAAAAACGTAACCAGCACGAATACGTCACCGGCGGTGTAATGGTGCAGGCCGCGCTTATATAAGAGCTTTACGGCCGAACAGGCAGCTGCACATTCAGAGAGATACATAAATTCATACATCCACGGCCAAGGTAGCTCTCGTCGGAGCAAGGAAGGCCGGAGACTGATCAGTTTGATATGGCGATCAGGAACGTGACGGCGGCGACAAGGTCGCTGGACGGGGACATGACGGTGGACGAGTTCAAGGAGTGGCTCCGGCGGTTCGACGTGGACCGCGACGGCCGCATCAGCCGCGACGAGCTGCGGTGCGCGATGCGCACCATCCGGACGCGCTTCTCGGGGTACAAGAGCAAGCGCGGCATCGAGTACGCCGACGCCGACGGCGACGGCTACGTCGACGACGGCGAGGTGGACGGACTCATCGAGTACGCGCAGAAGAGCCTCGGGCTCAGGATCGTCGCCTACTAGAGAGGAGTCAAGCTAGGTCTATCAAGCGAAGCTAGCTCCATGCATGCTACCTGCTAGAATAAGCGCTGATCTATCGTTTGCCACCCTGTACCTTTGCTTTCTTGTCTACTTATTAGCTAATCTGTGCACCGACGTGTGCGTTTGTGATCTATCATGATGTATTTGGAGCGTGTGGCACAGGCGGCCGGCAGGCTCGCCTTTGCCTATTTCTTGCCACGGTTACCGTCGATGTTAATTTGCCCTCTATGAGAGAAACTGAAAATATGTTCTTGTCAGTCTGGCGCCCGTTTATTTTTGGT
It encodes:
- the LOC119301831 gene encoding probable calcium-binding protein CML15, with protein sequence MAIRNVTAATRSLDGDMTVDEFKEWLRRFDVDRDGRISRDELRCAMRTIRTRFSGYKSKRGIEYADADGDGYVDDGEVDGLIEYAQKSLGLRIVAY